From Rhodovastum atsumiense, a single genomic window includes:
- a CDS encoding form I ribulose bisphosphate carboxylase large subunit, which translates to MAATTEKRSAADRYKAGVMQYKDMGYFDLDYEPKETDILACFRITPQDGVDPEEAAAAVAGESSTATWTVVWTDRLTACEKYRARCYRVDPVPGNPSQWFAYIAYDLDLFEAGSIVNVSASIIGNVFGFKPLKALRLEDMRIPTAYVKTFQGPATGIVVERERLDKFGRPLLGATIKPKLGLSGRNYGRVVYEALKGGLDFTKDDENINSQPFMHWRDRFLYCMEAVKRAEAASGEVKGTYLNISAATMEDMYERAEFAKDLGSVIVMIDLVIGYSAIQSMAKWCRRNDMILHLHRAGHSTYTRQKSHGVSFRVIAKWMRLAGVDHIHAGTVVGKLEGDPATTKGYYDILREDFVPQRLEHGVFFDQPWASLAKTMPVASGGIHAGQMHQLLDLLGEDCVLQFGGGTIGHPMGIAAGATANRVALEAMILARNEGRDILNEGPQILERAARHCQPLAQALEVWKDVTFNYASTDTPDFVPTATPA; encoded by the coding sequence ATGGCAGCAACGACCGAGAAGCGCAGCGCCGCCGACCGCTACAAGGCGGGGGTGATGCAGTACAAGGACATGGGCTACTTCGACCTCGACTACGAGCCGAAGGAAACCGACATCCTTGCCTGCTTCCGCATCACCCCGCAGGACGGGGTCGATCCGGAGGAAGCCGCGGCCGCCGTGGCCGGTGAAAGCTCCACCGCCACCTGGACGGTGGTGTGGACCGACCGCCTGACCGCCTGCGAGAAGTATCGCGCGCGTTGCTACCGGGTCGATCCGGTGCCGGGCAACCCCAGCCAGTGGTTCGCCTACATCGCCTACGACCTCGACCTGTTCGAAGCTGGCTCGATCGTCAACGTCTCTGCCTCCATCATCGGCAACGTCTTCGGCTTCAAGCCGCTGAAGGCGTTGCGCCTGGAGGACATGCGGATCCCGACCGCCTACGTGAAGACCTTCCAGGGCCCGGCCACCGGCATCGTCGTGGAGCGCGAGCGGCTGGACAAGTTCGGCCGCCCGCTGCTCGGCGCCACCATCAAGCCGAAGCTCGGCCTGTCGGGGCGCAACTACGGCCGCGTGGTCTACGAGGCGCTGAAGGGCGGACTTGATTTCACCAAGGACGACGAGAACATCAACAGCCAGCCCTTCATGCACTGGCGCGACCGCTTCCTGTACTGCATGGAGGCGGTCAAGCGCGCCGAGGCCGCGAGCGGCGAGGTCAAGGGCACCTACCTCAACATCTCCGCCGCCACCATGGAGGACATGTACGAGCGCGCCGAATTCGCCAAGGATCTCGGCAGCGTCATCGTCATGATCGACCTGGTGATCGGCTATTCGGCCATCCAGTCGATGGCGAAGTGGTGCCGGCGCAACGACATGATCCTGCACCTGCACCGCGCCGGGCATTCCACCTACACCCGGCAGAAGTCGCACGGCGTCAGCTTCCGCGTCATCGCCAAGTGGATGCGCCTCGCCGGCGTCGACCACATCCATGCCGGCACCGTGGTGGGCAAGCTGGAAGGCGACCCGGCCACCACCAAGGGCTACTACGACATCCTGCGCGAGGACTTCGTGCCGCAGCGCCTGGAACATGGCGTGTTCTTCGACCAGCCCTGGGCCTCGCTCGCCAAGACCATGCCGGTCGCCTCGGGCGGCATCCATGCCGGGCAGATGCACCAGTTGCTCGACCTGCTCGGCGAGGATTGCGTGCTGCAGTTCGGCGGCGGCACGATCGGCCACCCGATGGGCATCGCCGCCGGCGCCACCGCCAACCGCGTCGCCCTGGAAGCGATGATCCTGGCCCGCAACGAAGGCCGCGACATCCTGAACGAAGGCCCGCAGATCCTGGAGCGCGCCGCGCGCCACTGCCAGCCGCTCGCCCAGGCGCTGGAGGTCTGGAAGGACGTGACCTTCAACTACGCCTCCACCGACACGCCGGACTTCGTCCCCACCGCGACCCCCGCCTGA
- the fba gene encoding class II fructose-bisphosphate aldolase (catalyzes the reversible aldol condensation of dihydroxyacetonephosphate and glyceraldehyde 3-phosphate in the Calvin cycle, glycolysis, and/or gluconeogenesis), translating to MAMISMRQLLDHAAEHGYGVPAFNINNMEQLLGIMAAARRTDSPVIIQASRGARAYANDLMLRRMMEAATEIHPDIPVCLHQDHGEQPATCFSAIQMGFTSVMMDGSLEADGKTPASYQYNVEVTRKVTELAHAVGVSVEGELGCLGSLESGHGEQEDGHGATGKLSREQLLTDPAQAADFVAATQVDALAVAIGTSHGAYKFKSKPTGEVLAMDVVRAIHERLPNTHLVMHGSSSVPEDLQAEFNKWGGEMPQTWGVPVEEIQRGIKIGVRKINIDTDCRIAMTAQLRRIATEKRGEFDPRNFLKPAMAELEKLCARRFEEFGTAGQAPKIRPIPLAEMARRYRSGALAATTAGPRTA from the coding sequence ATGGCAATGATCAGCATGCGGCAGTTGCTGGACCATGCAGCGGAGCATGGCTACGGCGTGCCGGCCTTCAACATCAACAACATGGAACAGCTGCTCGGGATCATGGCGGCGGCAAGGCGCACCGACTCGCCGGTGATCATCCAGGCCAGCCGCGGCGCCCGCGCCTATGCCAACGACCTGATGCTGCGTCGGATGATGGAAGCAGCCACCGAGATCCATCCCGACATCCCGGTCTGCCTGCACCAGGACCACGGCGAGCAGCCGGCGACCTGTTTCTCGGCGATCCAGATGGGCTTCACCAGCGTCATGATGGACGGTTCGCTGGAAGCCGACGGCAAGACCCCCGCCAGCTACCAGTACAACGTCGAGGTCACCCGCAAGGTCACCGAGCTGGCGCATGCCGTCGGCGTCTCGGTGGAAGGCGAGCTGGGCTGCCTCGGCTCGCTGGAAAGCGGCCACGGCGAGCAGGAGGACGGGCACGGCGCCACCGGCAAGCTCTCCCGCGAGCAGCTGCTGACCGATCCCGCCCAGGCGGCCGATTTCGTCGCCGCGACCCAGGTCGATGCGCTGGCGGTGGCCATCGGCACCTCGCACGGCGCCTACAAGTTCAAGAGCAAGCCGACCGGTGAAGTGCTGGCGATGGACGTGGTGCGCGCCATCCACGAGCGCCTGCCCAACACCCACCTGGTCATGCACGGCTCCTCCTCGGTGCCGGAGGACCTGCAGGCCGAGTTCAACAAGTGGGGCGGCGAGATGCCGCAGACCTGGGGCGTGCCGGTCGAGGAGATCCAGCGCGGCATCAAGATCGGCGTGCGCAAGATCAACATCGACACCGATTGCCGCATCGCCATGACCGCGCAACTGCGCCGCATCGCCACCGAGAAGCGCGGCGAGTTCGACCCGCGCAACTTCCTCAAGCCCGCCATGGCGGAGCTGGAGAAGCTGTGCGCCCGCCGCTTCGAGGAATTCGGCACCGCCGGACAGGCCCCGAAGATCAGGCCGATCCCGCTCGCCGAGATGGCCCGCCGCTATCGCAGCGGCGCCCTTGCCGCCACCACCGCAGGCCCCCGCACCGCCTGA
- the tkt gene encoding transketolase: MTDVTTRDMANAVRALAMDAVERAKSGHPGMPMGMADVATVLWTQFLRFDPQQPDWPDRDRFVLSAGHGSMLLYALLHLTGFPGIDIEELKRFRQLGAKTAGHPEYGHAPGIETTTGPLGQGISTAVGMALAERMLAERHGSDLVDHWTYVIAGDGCLMEGISHEAASLAGHLGLGRLVVLWDDNGISIDGPTSLTISEDTPKRFAAYGWHVQSVDGHDPAAVAAAITAAKADTRPSLIACRTTIGYGAPTKAGKESSHGAPLGEAEILGARDRLNWPFPPFVIPPAIQQAWAATGARGQAERLAWEQRLETAAPQRRAAFEQAQRGTLTEAATEALAAFRRKLVETKPSLATRKSSEETLKVLAGVVPELVGGSADLTHSNLTVVHGQKPVGPGSYGGSYIHWGVREHAMAAGMNGIALHGGLIPYGGTFLVFSDYARGGIRLSALMGARVVYVMTHDSIGLGEDGPTHQPIEHLISLRAIPNLLVFRPADAVETAEAWEVALTEAHAPSLLALSRQNLPTLRTDVSENLTARGGYVLAEASGPRAITILATGSEVVLAIEARTRLEAEGVPTAVVSLPCWELFERQDAAWRAGVLGTAPRLAIEAASTLGWTRYVASEDDVVGMRGFGASAPAPALYKEFGITADRLVELARAKLARPDAA; encoded by the coding sequence ATGACCGACGTGACCACCCGCGACATGGCGAATGCCGTGCGCGCCCTGGCGATGGATGCGGTGGAGCGCGCCAAGTCCGGCCATCCCGGCATGCCCATGGGCATGGCCGACGTGGCGACGGTGTTGTGGACGCAGTTCCTGCGCTTCGACCCGCAGCAGCCGGACTGGCCGGACCGTGACCGCTTCGTGCTCTCGGCCGGACACGGCTCCATGCTGCTCTATGCGCTGCTGCACCTGACCGGCTTCCCCGGTATCGATATCGAGGAGCTGAAGCGCTTCCGCCAGCTCGGCGCGAAGACCGCCGGCCATCCCGAATACGGCCACGCGCCCGGCATCGAAACCACCACCGGCCCGCTCGGCCAGGGCATCTCCACCGCAGTCGGCATGGCGCTGGCCGAGCGCATGCTGGCGGAGCGCCACGGCAGCGACCTGGTCGACCACTGGACCTACGTGATCGCCGGCGATGGCTGCCTGATGGAAGGCATCTCGCACGAGGCGGCCTCGCTCGCGGGGCATCTCGGGCTGGGGCGGCTGGTCGTGCTGTGGGACGACAACGGCATCTCCATCGACGGCCCGACCAGCCTGACCATCTCCGAGGACACGCCGAAGCGCTTCGCCGCCTATGGCTGGCACGTGCAGTCGGTGGACGGGCACGACCCCGCCGCCGTCGCCGCGGCGATCACCGCGGCCAAGGCGGATACGCGGCCCTCGCTGATCGCCTGCCGCACCACCATCGGCTACGGCGCGCCGACCAAGGCCGGCAAGGAGAGCAGCCACGGCGCCCCGCTGGGTGAGGCCGAGATCCTCGGCGCCCGCGACCGGCTGAACTGGCCGTTCCCGCCTTTCGTCATTCCCCCCGCGATCCAGCAGGCCTGGGCGGCGACGGGCGCGCGCGGACAGGCCGAGCGGCTGGCCTGGGAACAGCGCCTGGAGACGGCGGCGCCGCAGCGGCGCGCGGCCTTCGAGCAGGCGCAGCGCGGCACCCTGACCGAAGCCGCCACCGAGGCGCTCGCCGCGTTCCGCCGCAAGCTGGTGGAAACGAAGCCGTCGCTCGCCACCCGCAAGTCCAGCGAGGAAACGCTGAAGGTACTCGCCGGGGTGGTGCCGGAGCTGGTGGGCGGCTCGGCCGACCTGACCCATTCCAACCTGACCGTGGTGCACGGCCAGAAGCCGGTGGGGCCGGGCAGCTACGGCGGCAGCTACATCCACTGGGGCGTGCGCGAGCACGCGATGGCGGCGGGGATGAACGGCATCGCCCTGCATGGCGGGCTGATCCCCTATGGCGGCACCTTCCTGGTGTTCTCCGACTACGCCCGCGGCGGCATCCGCCTCTCGGCGCTGATGGGCGCGCGCGTGGTCTATGTCATGACGCATGACAGCATCGGCCTCGGGGAAGACGGGCCGACCCACCAGCCGATCGAGCACCTGATCTCGCTGCGCGCCATCCCCAACCTGCTGGTGTTCCGCCCGGCCGACGCGGTGGAGACGGCGGAAGCCTGGGAAGTGGCGCTGACCGAGGCGCACGCGCCCTCGCTGCTGGCGCTGTCACGGCAGAACCTGCCGACGCTGCGCACCGACGTCAGCGAGAACCTGACCGCCCGTGGCGGCTATGTGCTGGCCGAGGCGAGCGGGCCGCGCGCGATCACCATCCTGGCCACCGGATCGGAAGTGGTGCTGGCCATCGAGGCCCGGACCCGGCTGGAAGCCGAAGGCGTCCCCACCGCCGTCGTCTCCCTGCCGTGCTGGGAACTGTTCGAACGCCAGGACGCCGCCTGGCGCGCCGGGGTGCTCGGCACCGCCCCGCGCCTGGCGATCGAGGCGGCATCGACGCTCGGCTGGACGCGTTATGTCGCGAGCGAGGACGACGTCGTCGGCATGCGCGGCTTCGGCGCCTCGGCTCCGGCCCCGGCGCTCTACAAGGAATTCGGCATCACCGCCGACCGCCTGGTGGAGCTGGCCCGCGCGAAGCTGGCCCGCCCGGACGCCGCCTGA
- a CDS encoding phosphoribulokinase produces MSIRHPIISITGSSGAGTTTVKHTFEQIFRREGITAAFIEGDAYHRYDREGMRRVIAEAGAAGNNHLSHFGPETNLLAELEETFETYGRTGTGRTRHYVHDQREAELYGSPPGTFTDWKQLPSDTDVLFYEGLHGAVVTDTVNVAKHADLKIGVVPVINLEWIQKIHRDRATRGYSVEAVVDTILRRMPDYVNYICPQFGISDVNFQRVPTVDTSNPFMARWIPTPDESMVVIRFANPRGIDFSYLVSMIRDSFMSRANSIVIPGNKLDLAMQLILTPMILKLIERRRRAA; encoded by the coding sequence ATGTCCATCCGCCATCCCATCATCTCGATCACCGGCTCCTCCGGGGCCGGTACCACCACGGTCAAGCACACCTTCGAGCAGATCTTCCGCCGCGAGGGCATCACCGCCGCCTTCATCGAGGGCGACGCCTATCACCGCTACGACCGCGAGGGCATGCGCCGCGTCATCGCCGAGGCGGGCGCGGCCGGCAACAACCATCTCAGCCATTTCGGCCCGGAGACGAACCTGCTGGCCGAGCTGGAGGAAACCTTCGAGACCTATGGCCGCACCGGCACCGGCCGCACCCGCCACTACGTGCACGACCAGCGCGAGGCCGAGCTGTACGGCTCCCCGCCCGGCACCTTCACCGACTGGAAGCAGCTTCCCTCCGACACCGACGTGCTGTTCTACGAAGGGCTGCACGGCGCGGTGGTGACCGACACGGTCAACGTCGCCAAACACGCCGACCTCAAGATCGGCGTGGTGCCGGTCATCAACCTGGAGTGGATCCAGAAGATCCACCGCGACCGTGCCACGCGCGGCTATTCGGTGGAGGCGGTGGTCGACACCATCCTCCGCCGCATGCCCGACTACGTGAACTACATCTGCCCGCAGTTCGGCATCAGCGACGTGAACTTCCAGCGGGTGCCGACGGTGGACACCTCCAACCCCTTCATGGCGCGCTGGATTCCCACCCCCGACGAGTCGATGGTGGTGATCCGCTTCGCCAACCCGCGCGGCATCGATTTCTCCTATCTCGTATCGATGATCCGTGACAGCTTCATGTCGCGCGCCAATTCCATCGTCATCCCGGGCAACAAGCTCGACCTGGCGATGCAGCTCATTCTCACGCCGATGATCCTCAAGCTGATCGAGCGCCGGCGGCGCGCGGCGTAA
- a CDS encoding fructose-1,6-bisphosphatase — MTTLAECLSGWAEGLAARRQVATTLAALTEGAVRVAAMLADGPEQDGEGEEIASQAAGRAGKIMLAALSGTPVAWAALEGVDTPVALQPGAPLAVALEPLDGALNAGTAAPVGTIFSILPTPSVSGSDGTLAFLQRGERQLAAGVVLYGPHTTLALTVREGTHLFVLDRASGTFRLRRRDMRIPEGRRTYAVNAANYRYWTEGVRTYVDDCIAGEDGPRGADFKMRWMGCVAAEVIRILQRGGIYLYPADSRPDHTSGRLRLAFHAQPLALLVEQAGGAASDGVEPLLQTAPRRLQERTPLIFGARDKVARIADYETMKLPLGERSPLFGKRGLFRV, encoded by the coding sequence ATGACCACACTGGCCGAGTGCCTGAGCGGCTGGGCGGAAGGCCTGGCCGCACGCCGGCAGGTCGCCACCACGCTGGCGGCGCTGACCGAGGGCGCCGTGAGGGTCGCCGCCATGCTTGCCGATGGACCGGAGCAGGACGGCGAAGGCGAGGAGATCGCCAGCCAGGCCGCCGGCCGTGCCGGAAAGATCATGCTCGCCGCCCTGTCCGGGACGCCGGTCGCCTGGGCCGCGCTGGAAGGGGTCGATACCCCGGTCGCACTGCAGCCGGGCGCGCCGCTCGCGGTTGCGCTGGAACCGCTCGACGGCGCGCTGAACGCCGGCACCGCGGCGCCGGTCGGCACCATCTTCTCGATCCTGCCCACCCCCTCGGTGTCCGGCAGCGATGGCACGCTGGCTTTCCTGCAGCGGGGCGAGCGGCAGCTCGCGGCCGGGGTGGTGCTGTATGGCCCGCACACCACCCTGGCGCTGACGGTCCGCGAGGGCACGCATCTGTTCGTGCTCGACCGCGCGAGCGGCACCTTCCGCCTGCGCCGGCGCGACATGCGCATCCCGGAGGGCCGCCGCACCTACGCGGTCAACGCCGCCAATTACCGCTACTGGACCGAGGGGGTGCGCACCTACGTCGACGACTGCATCGCCGGCGAGGACGGCCCGCGCGGGGCGGACTTCAAGATGCGCTGGATGGGCTGCGTCGCCGCCGAGGTGATCCGCATCCTGCAGCGCGGCGGCATCTATCTCTATCCCGCCGATTCCCGCCCCGACCACACCAGCGGGCGGCTGCGCCTGGCGTTCCACGCCCAGCCGCTGGCGCTGCTGGTGGAGCAGGCCGGCGGTGCCGCCAGCGACGGCGTCGAGCCGCTCCTGCAGACCGCCCCGCGCCGCCTGCAGGAACGCACGCCGCTGATCTTCGGCGCCCGCGACAAGGTGGCGCGGATCGCCGACTACGAGACGATGAAACTGCCGCTCGGGGAACGTTCCCCACTGTTCGGCAAGCGCGGTCTTTTCCGGGTCTGA
- a CDS encoding LysR family transcriptional regulator, translated as MKENLHPALRGVTLKQLRAFAAVIRTGTVAGAADVLAVTSPAVSQQLRQLEEGLGVPLAERTAGGMRATAAGQEVLGALGRIEAALADCMGAIDALRGMQGGRVVVGAISTAKYFVPRALAAFMRSQPGVDIRLLVGNRSDIIGALRDLEIDIAVMGRTPEDFPVVRAVIGPHPHVLIAPPDHPLAGAGRISLSALAGETILLREAGSGTRELLRTLLAGAGLDPGMGMEMGSNETIKQAVMAGMGVALLSAHTVAAELADGRLVALDLPGLPVLRQWYVVRSREKRLLPPAQALWDHLAAHGAAFLPEVRLGPAGSLTPPDAAASREAPRLAPAARGVAMP; from the coding sequence ATGAAAGAAAATCTTCATCCCGCGCTCCGGGGGGTCACGCTCAAGCAGTTGCGCGCCTTCGCCGCGGTGATCCGCACCGGCACGGTGGCGGGGGCGGCGGACGTGCTGGCGGTGACCTCCCCCGCCGTCAGCCAGCAGCTCCGGCAGCTGGAGGAGGGGCTCGGCGTGCCGCTGGCCGAGCGCACCGCCGGCGGCATGCGTGCCACCGCGGCCGGGCAGGAAGTGCTGGGCGCGCTGGGGCGGATCGAGGCGGCGCTGGCCGATTGCATGGGGGCGATTGACGCATTGCGCGGCATGCAGGGCGGGCGCGTGGTGGTGGGGGCGATCAGCACCGCCAAGTATTTCGTGCCCCGGGCGCTGGCGGCCTTCATGCGCAGCCAGCCTGGGGTGGATATCCGCCTGCTGGTCGGCAACCGCAGCGACATCATCGGGGCGCTGCGCGACCTGGAGATCGACATCGCCGTGATGGGCCGCACGCCAGAGGACTTCCCGGTGGTGCGCGCGGTGATCGGCCCGCACCCGCACGTGCTGATCGCGCCCCCCGACCACCCCTTGGCCGGCGCCGGCCGCATTTCCCTCTCGGCGCTGGCGGGGGAGACCATCCTGCTGCGCGAGGCCGGTTCCGGCACCCGCGAATTGCTGCGCACCCTGCTGGCCGGGGCCGGGCTCGATCCCGGCATGGGCATGGAAATGGGCAGCAATGAAACCATCAAGCAGGCGGTGATGGCGGGCATGGGGGTCGCACTGCTCTCGGCGCACACGGTCGCGGCGGAACTGGCTGATGGCCGGCTGGTGGCACTGGACCTGCCCGGCCTGCCGGTGCTGCGGCAATGGTACGTGGTGCGCAGCCGCGAGAAGCGCCTGCTGCCGCCGGCGCAGGCGCTGTGGGACCACCTGGCCGCGCACGGCGCCGCCTTCCTGCCGGAGGTGCGGCTCGGCCCCGCCGGATCATTGACGCCGCCGGACGCGGCCGCTAGCAGGGAAGCACCGCGGCTCGCGCCGGCCGCGAGGGGAGTTGCCATGCCATGA
- a CDS encoding ETC complex I subunit encodes MTNRARIFQQPKNAMQSGTAGTQDWVLEFEPAEPRKADPLMGWIGSADTQTQVKLRFETREDAVAYAEKNGIDYEVELPKTRHVRPKAYADNFRFGRRENWTH; translated from the coding sequence ATGACGAACCGTGCCCGGATCTTCCAGCAGCCCAAGAACGCCATGCAGTCGGGCACGGCAGGAACCCAGGATTGGGTCCTGGAGTTCGAACCGGCCGAGCCCCGCAAGGCGGACCCGCTGATGGGCTGGATCGGCAGCGCTGATACCCAGACCCAGGTGAAGCTGCGCTTCGAGACGCGCGAGGACGCGGTGGCCTATGCCGAAAAGAACGGCATCGACTATGAAGTGGAACTGCCGAAAACCCGGCACGTCCGCCCCAAGGCCTACGCCGACAACTTCCGCTTTGGTCGGCGTGAGAACTGGACACACTGA
- a CDS encoding helix-turn-helix transcriptional regulator yields MPPEGRSGLPLPPARYLTQEQAAAYVGVSVRTFAAEVANGRWPPPLRRGARGGALTWDRARARADWHLARELLAAKLPKPEIRERLLKGLQRRDLRRTAMVRMAEADATTAQIAVVSSHTIDQTSRILDTYIPRRGEVAAGAIDAWERGGEKVVSIPARAR; encoded by the coding sequence ATGCCGCCTGAGGGACGTTCTGGCCTGCCGCTGCCGCCGGCTCGCTATCTGACCCAAGAACAGGCGGCGGCCTACGTTGGTGTTTCTGTCCGCACTTTTGCCGCCGAAGTCGCCAATGGCAGATGGCCACCACCGTTGCGCCGCGGCGCACGCGGAGGCGCCTTGACGTGGGACCGCGCACGCGCTCGAGCAGACTGGCATCTGGCGCGGGAACTGCTGGCTGCCAAACTGCCAAAGCCCGAGATCCGCGAGCGCTTGCTGAAAGGGCTGCAACGGCGCGACCTTCGGCGCACAGCGATGGTGCGAATGGCAGAGGCCGACGCCACCACAGCGCAGATCGCCGTCGTGAGCAGCCACACCATCGACCAGACATCCCGCATTCTCGACACCTACATCCCCCGCCGCGGCGAGGTGGCAGCCGGTGCGATCGATGCATGGGAGCGTGGCGGGGAGAAGGTTGTCAGCATCCCGGCACGGGCGAGATGA